A window of the Zeugodacus cucurbitae isolate PBARC_wt_2022May chromosome 2, idZeuCucr1.2, whole genome shotgun sequence genome harbors these coding sequences:
- the LOC105211324 gene encoding cytochrome c oxidase assembly protein COX20, mitochondrial, with product MDDPRIMVEEELTKRELRVFGRDVSQIPCFRNSFLYGIGGGVAIGIATFLGTSRTRLSTHVGFGSFFTTTLTYWMVCRYQWSKKRFEYQQLKEAMRKQGLYEGTDLERQILEEA from the exons atGGACGATCCAAGAATAATGGTTGAAGAGGAACTAACCAAAAGG GAGCTCAGAGTATTTGGACGTGATGTCTCACAAATACCATGCTTTCGTAATAGTTTCCTGTATGGAATTGGTGGTGGTGTAGCGATAGGCATTGCTACCTTCCTCGGCACTTCGCGTACACGCTTATCAACGCACGTAGGTTTTGGCTCATTTTTCACTACCACGCTTACATATTGGATGGTTTGCAG ATATCAGTGGTCGAAGAAACGTTTTGAGTATCAACAGCTAAAGGAAGCTATGCGTAAACAGGGCTTGTACGAGGGTACTGATTTAGAGCGACAGATACTGGAAGAGGCCTAA